From Paracoccus suum, the proteins below share one genomic window:
- the aroC gene encoding chorismate synthase produces the protein MSYNTFGHLFRVTTWGESHGPALGCTVDGTPPGIPLTEADIQPWLDRRRPGQSRLTTQRKEADAVCILSGTFEGLTTGTPIQLMIENTDQRSKDYGEIAQAFRPGHADLTYHLKYGLRDYRGGGRSSARETAARVAAGGVARAVLGQLAPEVAITGYMVQIGERHIDRARIDLAEVTRNPLFCPDASVADDWAAYLDAIRMDHDSVGAMVEVLIQNCPPGLGAPIYAKLDTDLAAAMMSINAVKGVEIGEGMAAAALRGTQNADEMRMVDGVPAYLSNHAGGILGGISSGQDIVVRFAVKPTSSILTPRRSVTKSGGEVDLVTKGRHDPCVGIRAVPVGEAMAACVVLDHLLMDRGQTGGVRGKIGN, from the coding sequence ATGAGCTACAACACTTTCGGCCACCTGTTCCGCGTGACCACCTGGGGCGAGAGCCACGGCCCGGCCCTCGGCTGCACGGTCGACGGCACGCCCCCGGGCATTCCCCTGACCGAGGCCGACATCCAGCCCTGGCTGGACCGACGCCGTCCCGGCCAGTCGCGCCTGACAACCCAGCGCAAGGAGGCGGATGCGGTCTGCATCCTGTCGGGCACCTTCGAGGGTCTGACGACCGGCACGCCGATCCAGTTGATGATCGAGAATACCGACCAGCGATCGAAGGACTATGGCGAGATCGCGCAGGCCTTTCGGCCGGGCCATGCGGACCTGACCTATCACCTCAAGTACGGGCTGCGCGATTATCGCGGCGGCGGCCGCTCGTCGGCGCGCGAGACCGCGGCGCGGGTCGCGGCCGGCGGTGTGGCCCGCGCCGTGCTGGGCCAACTGGCACCGGAGGTCGCGATCACCGGCTACATGGTCCAGATCGGAGAGCGTCATATCGACCGCGCCCGTATCGATCTGGCCGAGGTGACGCGCAACCCGCTGTTCTGTCCCGACGCCAGCGTCGCCGATGACTGGGCCGCCTACCTCGATGCTATCCGGATGGACCATGATTCGGTCGGCGCCATGGTCGAGGTGCTCATCCAGAATTGCCCGCCCGGCCTGGGCGCGCCGATCTATGCCAAACTCGACACCGACCTGGCCGCGGCGATGATGTCGATCAACGCCGTCAAGGGCGTCGAGATCGGCGAGGGCATGGCCGCCGCCGCCCTGCGGGGCACCCAGAACGCGGACGAGATGCGCATGGTGGATGGCGTCCCCGCGTACCTGTCGAACCACGCCGGCGGCATCCTAGGCGGGATTTCCAGTGGCCAGGACATCGTCGTGCGCTTTGCAGTCAAGCCGACCAGTTCGATCCTGACACCGAGGCGCAGTGTGACCAAGTCGGGTGGCGAGGTGGATCTGGTGACCAAGGGCCGCCACGATCCCTGCGTGGGGATTCGCGCGGTGCCGGTGGGCGAGGCGATGGCCGCCTGCGTGGTACTGGACCACCTGTTGATGGACCGCGGCCAGACAGGCGGCGTGCGGGGCAAGATCGGGAACTGA
- a CDS encoding beta-1,6-N-acetylglucosaminyltransferase, which produces MALPIPSPVQPPTAVPAPEVRLGVVMLCHEKMPVAARMARRWHQGGAAVAIHTDRKIGPQIMAEFRAHLVDLPNIHHVEHRRDCEWGMFSLVEATLDAAAQLLALHPDVTHVLLASGSCLPLRPIADLRAYLALDPRRDYIESVTAHDVGWTVGGLNEERFTLRFPFSWRKRRWLFDRFVDLQRRYKLHRHIPDGLVPHLGSQWWCLTRRTLEAILNDPRRDEIDHYFRYVWVPDESYFQTLVRRHSTTIESRSLTLSKFDSQGKPYTFYDDHLQMLEDSGCFVARKIWPRARALLSHFPRPVGEVPSTAEPQPAHIDRLINRAVARRDLGRPGLYMQSRFPRKDKENGKTAAAYALFQGFNDIFPDFEDWLAERVDADVHGHLFGREAAEFAGRTEIGPGGLSWQPALRDHDPQGFLASLIRMSRRRQVFMQSPRDHQTLDWFMATDPNCSMYIITGAWMIPLMGSEMPFDDVRRIAAHLQRRESHQIEVLRSVWTKARVRRWDLADFLARPGAILDTVVAELGRGPVGTDDIPAMRPVDGMPHFLQALRNAGLQPQLTGDFPTPAPKPRIPKSPPEAPADA; this is translated from the coding sequence GTGGCCCTGCCAATCCCTAGCCCGGTCCAGCCGCCGACCGCGGTGCCCGCGCCTGAAGTCCGGCTGGGCGTAGTCATGCTCTGCCATGAAAAGATGCCCGTCGCCGCGCGCATGGCCCGCCGCTGGCATCAGGGCGGCGCGGCCGTCGCGATCCACACCGACCGCAAGATCGGCCCGCAGATCATGGCCGAGTTTCGCGCCCATCTGGTCGACCTGCCGAACATCCACCATGTCGAGCATCGGCGCGATTGCGAGTGGGGAATGTTCAGCCTGGTCGAGGCGACGCTGGACGCCGCCGCGCAGTTGCTGGCGCTGCACCCGGACGTGACCCATGTGCTGCTGGCCTCAGGCTCGTGCCTGCCGCTGCGCCCGATTGCGGACCTGCGCGCCTACCTCGCCCTCGACCCGAGGCGTGACTATATCGAGAGTGTGACGGCCCATGACGTTGGCTGGACCGTCGGCGGTCTAAACGAGGAACGCTTTACGCTGCGGTTCCCGTTCTCGTGGCGCAAGCGGCGGTGGCTGTTTGACCGCTTTGTTGACCTGCAGCGCCGCTACAAGCTGCACCGGCACATTCCAGACGGGTTGGTGCCGCATCTTGGCTCGCAATGGTGGTGCCTGACGCGGCGCACCCTTGAGGCGATCCTGAACGATCCCCGCCGGGACGAGATCGACCACTATTTCCGCTATGTCTGGGTGCCGGACGAAAGCTATTTCCAGACGCTGGTGCGCCGCCATTCGACAACCATCGAAAGCCGCTCACTGACGCTGTCCAAGTTCGACAGCCAGGGCAAGCCCTACACCTTTTACGACGACCACCTGCAGATGCTGGAGGATTCGGGCTGCTTCGTCGCGCGCAAGATCTGGCCGCGGGCCCGGGCGCTGCTGTCGCATTTCCCGCGGCCTGTGGGCGAGGTTCCGTCGACTGCCGAGCCGCAGCCGGCGCATATCGACCGGCTGATCAACCGCGCCGTCGCCCGACGCGACCTCGGGCGGCCGGGCCTCTACATGCAAAGCCGCTTTCCGCGCAAGGATAAGGAAAACGGCAAGACGGCCGCGGCCTATGCTCTATTCCAAGGCTTCAACGACATCTTCCCGGATTTCGAGGACTGGTTGGCCGAGCGGGTGGATGCCGATGTCCATGGCCATCTGTTCGGCCGCGAGGCGGCAGAGTTTGCCGGCCGCACTGAGATCGGTCCCGGGGGTCTCTCGTGGCAGCCGGCACTGCGCGATCACGATCCGCAGGGCTTTCTCGCCTCGTTGATCCGCATGAGCCGGCGGCGGCAGGTGTTCATGCAATCGCCGCGCGATCACCAGACGCTCGATTGGTTCATGGCGACCGATCCCAACTGCAGCATGTACATCATCACGGGCGCCTGGATGATCCCGCTGATGGGCTCGGAGATGCCGTTCGACGATGTGCGCCGCATCGCCGCCCACCTGCAGCGGCGCGAGTCGCATCAGATCGAGGTGCTGCGATCCGTCTGGACCAAGGCGCGGGTGAGACGCTGGGACTTGGCAGACTTCCTCGCGCGCCCGGGCGCGATTCTGGACACCGTTGTGGCCGAACTCGGTAGGGGTCCCGTCGGCACAGACGACATTCCCGCCATGCGCCCGGTTGACGGCATGCCGCACTTCCTGCAGGCGCTGCGCAACGCCGGGCTGCAACCGCAGCTGACCGGCGATTTCCCGACACCCGCGCCCAAGCCGCGCATCCCAAAATCGCCCCCGGAGGCCCCCGCCGATGCCTGA
- a CDS encoding glycosyltransferase family 2 protein: protein MGLPPTSVIIVSRHRPDSLALCLLAMTMQDHPLLEVVLVADPASLAVRPDLRLKRVACDVANISVARNRGIAAASGEVLAFIDDDAVAEPTWAARLAAAFADPKVIAAGGYTRGPHGRSWQVRAEAITPNGPQALPTPPPQVRGAVHLFSPADGITLGLLGTNCAFRAGPLREVGGFDSAFPYHLDESDLVMRLAARFPRAATALVPAAEVIHGTAPSDRRDAARVPRDLTCIGRSEAIFTLRHGGDSALIEPRQRRRLVRHMLAGRLDPLGVGPRLASLRIGMADGFALRRPPPEALSTPEASELQPMSRRAASGTLPAMVLSGPWRRRRALRRKAARVLAEAGADKPAVTVLLLMPGILPHRICLTPGGWWEQSGGTQGPSLPDDPVALWLAYSARIRREAGLIVMRRNQNHHMTVACPTDELQAYLP, encoded by the coding sequence GTGGGCCTGCCGCCGACCAGCGTTATCATCGTCTCGCGCCACCGGCCCGATTCGCTCGCGCTGTGCCTTCTTGCGATGACAATGCAGGACCACCCGCTGCTGGAGGTCGTGCTCGTCGCCGATCCCGCATCGCTGGCGGTGCGCCCGGACCTGCGTCTCAAGCGGGTCGCCTGTGATGTCGCCAATATCTCGGTTGCGCGCAACCGGGGGATCGCGGCGGCGTCGGGGGAGGTGCTGGCCTTCATCGACGATGACGCGGTGGCCGAGCCGACCTGGGCCGCACGCCTCGCCGCCGCCTTTGCCGACCCGAAGGTAATTGCCGCGGGGGGTTATACCCGCGGCCCGCATGGCCGCAGCTGGCAGGTCCGGGCCGAGGCGATCACGCCAAACGGTCCGCAGGCGCTGCCCACCCCGCCCCCGCAGGTGCGGGGCGCGGTGCATCTGTTTAGTCCCGCTGACGGCATCACTCTGGGATTGCTTGGCACAAATTGTGCGTTTCGCGCGGGTCCCCTGCGCGAGGTCGGTGGGTTCGATTCGGCCTTTCCCTACCACCTCGACGAAAGCGATCTGGTCATGCGTCTCGCGGCCCGCTTTCCGCGGGCGGCGACCGCTCTTGTGCCGGCGGCCGAGGTGATTCACGGCACCGCCCCCAGCGACCGGCGAGATGCCGCCCGGGTGCCGCGCGATCTGACGTGCATCGGTCGGTCCGAGGCGATCTTCACCCTGCGCCACGGTGGCGATTCGGCCCTGATCGAGCCGCGCCAGCGCCGCCGGCTGGTGCGGCACATGCTGGCCGGGCGCCTTGATCCGCTGGGGGTCGGGCCACGCCTCGCCAGCTTGCGGATTGGTATGGCGGATGGATTCGCCCTCCGCCGGCCGCCCCCCGAGGCACTCTCGACACCGGAGGCCAGCGAGTTGCAGCCGATGAGCCGCCGCGCAGCCAGCGGGACTCTGCCGGCGATGGTACTGTCAGGACCTTGGCGTCGTCGCCGCGCGTTGCGACGAAAGGCCGCGCGAGTGCTTGCCGAGGCTGGCGCTGACAAACCCGCGGTCACCGTGCTGCTGCTGATGCCGGGTATCCTGCCACACCGTATTTGTCTGACTCCGGGCGGTTGGTGGGAGCAGTCGGGCGGCACGCAGGGCCCCTCGTTGCCGGATGATCCGGTGGCCCTGTGGCTGGCGTATTCGGCCCGAATCCGCCGGGAGGCGGGCCTTATTGTCATGAGACGCAACCAGAACCATCATATGACCGTTGCTTGCCCAACGGATGAATTGCAGGCATATCTGCCGTGA
- the galE gene encoding UDP-glucose 4-epimerase GalE: MADKVLVTGGAGYIGSHACKALAAAGYIPLTYDNLWTGWREAVKFGPFEEGDLHDRARLDAVFAEHKPVAVMHFAALSQVGEAMREPGKYWRGNVCASLTLIEAAVAAGCLDFVFSSTCATYGDHDGVVLDENTPQTPLNSYGASKRAIEDMLRDFGAAHGLRSVVFRYFNVAGADPEAEVGEFHQPETHLIPLILDAIDGKRPALTVFGTDYPTADGTCIRDYVHVMDLVDAHVLGLNWLRKTRPAPGIEVFCLGTGSGFSVREVIEHARRTTNREVPVNDGPRREGDAVQLVSGSRRAGEVLGWQAERSTLPQMIGDAWRWHQSGGYGG; the protein is encoded by the coding sequence ATGGCAGACAAGGTTCTGGTCACCGGCGGTGCCGGCTACATCGGCTCGCATGCCTGCAAGGCCCTGGCCGCTGCGGGCTATATTCCGCTCACCTATGACAACCTCTGGACCGGCTGGCGCGAGGCGGTAAAGTTCGGCCCTTTCGAGGAGGGCGATCTGCATGATCGCGCCCGCCTTGATGCGGTCTTTGCCGAGCACAAGCCGGTGGCAGTGATGCATTTCGCCGCCCTCAGCCAGGTTGGTGAGGCGATGCGCGAGCCGGGGAAATACTGGCGCGGCAATGTCTGCGCCTCGCTGACGCTGATCGAGGCGGCGGTCGCGGCCGGCTGCCTCGACTTTGTCTTCAGTTCGACCTGCGCTACCTATGGCGATCATGATGGCGTGGTGCTCGACGAGAACACGCCACAGACGCCGCTGAACAGCTATGGCGCCAGCAAGCGCGCGATCGAGGACATGCTGCGCGATTTCGGCGCGGCCCACGGCCTGCGCAGCGTGGTGTTCCGTTATTTTAACGTCGCCGGCGCTGATCCAGAGGCCGAGGTGGGTGAGTTTCACCAGCCCGAGACCCATCTGATTCCGCTGATCCTCGACGCGATCGATGGCAAAAGGCCGGCACTGACGGTCTTTGGCACCGACTACCCGACCGCTGACGGCACGTGCATCCGCGATTATGTCCATGTGATGGATCTGGTTGATGCGCATGTCCTTGGCCTCAACTGGCTGCGCAAGACCCGACCCGCGCCGGGAATCGAGGTGTTCTGCCTGGGGACCGGCAGTGGATTTTCGGTCCGTGAAGTGATCGAGCATGCCCGGCGCACCACCAACCGCGAGGTGCCGGTCAACGACGGCCCGCGCCGCGAGGGCGATGCGGTGCAGTTGGTGTCCGGTAGCCGGCGGGCCGGCGAGGTGCTGGGTTGGCAAGCGGAACGCTCGACCCTGCCGCAGATGATTGGCGATGCCTGGCGCTGGCATCAGTCGGGCGGTTATGGCGGCTGA
- a CDS encoding ABC transporter permease, with amino-acid sequence MFVPTTRNRTMLDAATSTLSLIYTVTVHNLRATDRNPIIGLLMTAVRSVVMIAGFMSMYYLLGVRTSPVRGDFLVYVMSGVFLYQAHTMAVQAVAGAGGSSQAIMKHGPMTTAVVISAGALSSLYRTTFAALAILGIYYLVKPFTLEDPVGAVWMMLLAWFSGAAIGMIFLAIKPWAPQIASIGTNVYSRVQMVASGKMFLANALPGFMIHYFDWNPLFHVIDQARGYAFINYTPHHSSVTYPVYFSLAVLMIGLMAEFVTRRAESVSWAAAR; translated from the coding sequence ATGTTCGTGCCGACCACTCGCAATCGCACAATGCTCGACGCAGCGACGTCGACCTTGTCGCTGATCTATACGGTCACGGTGCACAACCTTCGCGCGACCGACCGCAACCCGATCATCGGGCTGCTGATGACGGCAGTGCGCTCGGTCGTGATGATCGCCGGTTTCATGTCCATGTATTACCTGCTCGGCGTGCGCACGTCGCCCGTGCGGGGCGATTTTCTGGTTTACGTGATGAGTGGGGTTTTTCTCTACCAAGCCCATACGATGGCGGTGCAGGCGGTGGCCGGGGCGGGGGGAAGCAGCCAGGCGATCATGAAACACGGGCCGATGACAACCGCCGTGGTCATCTCGGCGGGGGCGCTGTCCTCGCTCTATCGGACGACCTTCGCGGCTCTCGCGATCCTCGGGATCTATTACCTCGTGAAACCCTTCACGCTGGAAGACCCGGTTGGCGCCGTGTGGATGATGCTGCTCGCCTGGTTCTCCGGGGCGGCGATCGGCATGATCTTCCTGGCGATCAAGCCTTGGGCACCTCAGATCGCCAGCATCGGTACGAACGTCTATTCGCGTGTGCAGATGGTCGCCTCGGGCAAGATGTTCCTGGCCAATGCGTTGCCGGGCTTCATGATCCATTATTTCGACTGGAACCCGCTGTTCCACGTCATCGACCAGGCCCGCGGTTATGCCTTCATCAACTACACGCCGCACCACAGCTCGGTCACCTATCCGGTGTATTTCAGCCTTGCAGTGCTGATGATCGGTCTGATGGCCGAGTTCGTGACCCGGCGCGCGGAATCGGTCAGCTGGGCGGCGGCGCGCTGA
- a CDS encoding UTP--glucose-1-phosphate uridylyltransferase has product MRHKVTKAIFPVAGLGTRFLPATKSIPKEIMTLVDRPLIQYAIDEARAAGIKEFIFVTSRGKGALEDYFDHAHELEATLKKSGKTQLLEILRQTNMESGAIAYLRQHKALGLGHAVWCARRLIADEPFAVLLTDDVIQGEPPCLQQMIEAHAETGGSMVATMEVAPEKTSSYGVLELEEDMGAIVRAKGMVEKPPAGTAPSNLAVIGRYILAPSVMTNLNKLRQGSGGEIQLTDAIADEIEAGRGVYGLRFRGQRYDCGSKAGFLQATVAFGLARDELRAEFMDFLSDYLAISKAAE; this is encoded by the coding sequence ATGCGTCACAAGGTTACGAAGGCTATTTTTCCGGTAGCAGGGCTCGGAACTCGCTTTCTCCCAGCTACCAAAAGTATTCCCAAAGAAATCATGACTCTGGTCGATCGACCCTTGATCCAATACGCGATCGACGAGGCACGTGCGGCTGGCATCAAGGAATTCATTTTCGTTACCTCGCGCGGCAAGGGCGCGCTTGAAGATTATTTCGACCATGCGCACGAACTTGAAGCGACGCTGAAAAAATCCGGCAAGACGCAACTGCTGGAAATATTGCGTCAGACGAACATGGAGTCGGGCGCAATCGCCTATCTGCGCCAGCACAAGGCACTCGGCCTCGGCCATGCCGTCTGGTGCGCCCGCCGCCTGATTGCCGACGAGCCTTTTGCCGTCCTCCTGACCGACGACGTCATCCAGGGTGAGCCGCCCTGCCTGCAGCAGATGATCGAGGCCCATGCCGAGACAGGTGGCAGCATGGTCGCAACCATGGAAGTCGCTCCGGAAAAGACCTCGTCCTACGGGGTGCTGGAGCTTGAGGAGGACATGGGCGCCATCGTCCGCGCCAAGGGCATGGTCGAGAAGCCTCCGGCGGGTACCGCGCCATCGAACCTGGCTGTCATTGGCCGCTATATTCTGGCGCCAAGCGTCATGACCAACCTCAACAAGCTGCGCCAAGGCTCGGGCGGCGAGATCCAATTGACCGATGCCATCGCCGACGAGATCGAGGCCGGCCGCGGCGTCTATGGCCTTCGCTTTCGCGGCCAACGTTATGATTGCGGCAGCAAGGCGGGCTTTTTGCAGGCGACTGTTGCGTTTGGCCTCGCGCGGGACGAGTTGCGCGCCGAGTTCATGGACTTTCTCTCAGACTACCTAGCCATCAGCAAGGCGGCCGAATAA
- the cysQ gene encoding 3'(2'),5'-bisphosphate nucleotidase CysQ, which yields MDFERLTTEMRRLALEAGARIMEIYEGPDFDVRAKSDASPVTAADEAADALISAGLRAAFPDVALVTEEQAATHALTGATFLIVDPLDGTKEFVQRRGDFTVNIAYVENGVPVRGVVYAPAKGRLFYTTAGGRSVEETGPFGAAAGATRPIGVNPTPDNRALMVVASKSHRDQATDDYIGGYGVRDMTSAGSSLKFCLVATGEADLYPRLGRTMEWDTAAGDAVLRGAGGNVVRFDDHTPLAYGKPGFENPFFIAYAPGVLLQPAG from the coding sequence ATGGATTTTGAACGACTGACTACCGAGATGCGGCGCCTCGCGCTCGAAGCCGGGGCGCGGATCATGGAAATCTACGAGGGGCCGGACTTTGATGTCCGCGCCAAATCCGACGCCTCGCCCGTCACCGCCGCGGACGAGGCGGCCGACGCCCTGATCTCAGCCGGGCTGCGCGCGGCGTTTCCGGATGTCGCGTTGGTGACCGAGGAGCAGGCCGCGACCCATGCGCTGACGGGCGCGACCTTCCTGATCGTCGATCCTCTCGACGGCACCAAGGAGTTTGTCCAGCGCCGCGGCGATTTCACCGTCAACATCGCATATGTCGAGAACGGCGTGCCCGTGCGCGGCGTAGTCTATGCACCGGCCAAAGGGCGGCTCTTCTACACCACTGCCGGCGGCCGCTCTGTCGAGGAGACCGGGCCCTTTGGGGCGGCGGCGGGTGCGACCCGCCCGATTGGCGTCAATCCGACGCCCGACAACCGTGCGCTGATGGTGGTTGCCTCGAAGTCGCATCGGGATCAGGCGACCGACGATTACATTGGGGGCTACGGGGTGCGTGACATGACCTCGGCCGGCTCCAGCCTCAAGTTCTGCCTGGTCGCGACCGGCGAGGCGGACCTTTACCCGCGCCTCGGACGGACCATGGAATGGGACACCGCGGCGGGCGATGCCGTGCTGCGCGGGGCGGGCGGCAATGTCGTGCGTTTTGACGATCACACCCCGCTGGCCTACGGCAAGCCGGGATTCGAGAACCCGTTCTTCATCGCCTATGCGCCCGGCGTGCTGCTGCAACCGGCGGGCTGA
- a CDS encoding glycosyltransferase family 2 protein has protein sequence MSAVRDRTANIARGSILVFVTLRNERVRLPYFLDYYRRMGVAHFLCVDNASNDGSAEYLAQQRDVSLWTTKASYKAARFGMDWINGLLLRHGIGHWCLTVDPDEFLIYPHCDTRPLRALTDWLDASGIRSFSAMLIDAYPRGFIGEQTYREGDDPFEIARWFDPANYTIQKNAEYGNLWIQGGPRGRAFFAQEPWKGPALNKIPLVKWSRQYVYVSSTHMLLPRSLNLVYDEDGGEKASGCLLHAKFLSTFADKAKEELDRGQHYSDSHEYRAYHAGLQDDPNLWTPHSRELGDWRQLEELGLISKGNWA, from the coding sequence ATGTCCGCGGTGCGCGACCGCACCGCCAACATTGCGCGCGGCAGCATCCTCGTATTCGTCACGCTTCGCAACGAGCGGGTGCGGCTGCCATATTTCCTCGATTACTATCGTCGCATGGGGGTCGCGCATTTCCTCTGCGTGGACAACGCCTCGAACGACGGCAGCGCCGAATACCTCGCCCAGCAGCGGGATGTGTCACTGTGGACCACCAAGGCCAGCTACAAGGCGGCCCGGTTCGGCATGGACTGGATCAATGGCCTGCTGCTCCGCCACGGCATCGGTCACTGGTGCCTGACGGTCGACCCGGATGAGTTCCTGATCTACCCGCATTGCGATACCCGGCCGCTGCGGGCGCTGACTGACTGGCTCGACGCCTCGGGTATCCGCTCGTTCTCGGCCATGCTGATCGACGCGTACCCGCGCGGCTTCATCGGCGAGCAGACTTACCGCGAAGGCGATGATCCTTTTGAAATCGCGCGCTGGTTCGATCCAGCGAATTACACCATCCAGAAAAACGCCGAATACGGCAACCTGTGGATTCAGGGCGGCCCGCGCGGTCGCGCCTTTTTCGCGCAAGAGCCGTGGAAGGGACCGGCGCTGAACAAGATCCCGCTGGTGAAATGGTCGCGCCAGTATGTCTATGTCAGTTCGACCCACATGCTGCTGCCGCGCTCGCTGAACCTCGTCTATGACGAGGATGGCGGCGAAAAAGCCTCGGGTTGCCTGTTGCACGCCAAGTTCCTGTCAACCTTTGCCGACAAGGCGAAAGAGGAACTTGATCGCGGCCAACACTATTCCGACAGTCATGAGTACCGCGCCTATCATGCTGGCTTGCAGGACGATCCCAATCTGTGGACGCCGCATTCCAGGGAACTGGGCGACTGGCGCCAACTCGAGGAGTTGGGGCTGATATCGAAGGGCAACTGGGCATGA
- a CDS encoding 3-deoxy-manno-octulosonate cytidylyltransferase, translated as MRKLIVIPARHASTRYPGKPLVHLRGASGAAQTLIRRSWDAAMAVNGVDRVVVATDDERIRDHAEGFGAEVVMTSTTCRNGTERCAEAVAALRVTPEIVVNLQGDAPLTPPWFVEELISALAAAPAVDVATPVLNCTGAMRADLLADRAAGRVGGTTAVFGAGREALYFSKEVIPFVPGNPAPDAPSPVFHHVGAYAYRPAALEAYAGWPEGRLELLEGLEQLRFLEHGRRVLCVEVESRGRQFWELNNPEDVPRLEAMMAAMGLD; from the coding sequence ATGCGCAAGCTGATCGTCATTCCCGCGCGCCATGCCTCGACTCGCTACCCAGGCAAGCCGCTGGTCCATCTGCGCGGCGCCAGTGGCGCGGCGCAGACCCTGATCCGGCGCAGTTGGGACGCGGCGATGGCGGTCAATGGCGTTGACCGGGTGGTGGTTGCCACCGATGACGAGCGCATCCGCGATCACGCCGAAGGCTTTGGCGCAGAGGTGGTGATGACCTCGACCACTTGCCGCAATGGCACCGAGCGTTGCGCCGAGGCGGTTGCCGCGCTGCGCGTCACGCCCGAGATTGTCGTCAACCTGCAGGGCGATGCGCCGCTGACCCCGCCGTGGTTCGTCGAGGAGTTGATTTCCGCGCTCGCCGCGGCGCCCGCGGTCGATGTCGCGACCCCGGTGCTGAACTGCACCGGCGCGATGCGCGCCGATCTGTTGGCCGACCGTGCTGCAGGCCGGGTCGGCGGCACCACGGCAGTTTTTGGTGCCGGCCGCGAGGCGCTCTATTTCAGCAAGGAAGTCATTCCCTTCGTGCCCGGCAACCCGGCGCCTGACGCGCCCTCGCCGGTGTTTCACCATGTGGGCGCCTACGCCTATCGTCCAGCCGCCCTGGAAGCCTATGCCGGCTGGCCGGAAGGTCGCCTCGAACTGCTCGAGGGGCTCGAGCAGTTGCGGTTCCTCGAACACGGTCGGCGCGTGCTCTGCGTCGAGGTCGAGTCCCGCGGCCGCCAGTTCTGGGAATTGAACAACCCCGAGGACGTTCCCCGGCTGGAGGCGATGATGGCGGCAATGGGCCTCGACTGA
- a CDS encoding glycosyltransferase family 4 protein — protein sequence MSSQEPAPQPPAILLDVSRLISRVGLGPLTGIDRVEAAWLEHLQGRPHSLIARIARRQLLLDPPAGAELLRWLAEPQSVPPPTSLIARLRRARSARARAEEALAARAVATGTGRGLGLRRTLARAMPQGGTWLALGHANLAPGPWAALGGLRRVVMIHDTIPLDHPQFTRPDQVEAFERRLIAALGGADLVLTVSQATRADVLRWADALGLRRPQVVAAPIGTTLAAPTEVPADIPLDRPLFLALGTIEPRKNHAVLLEAWARLAQRMPAGQVPRLVIAGRRGWLNADVFARLDALPPGGPVIERADLTDGEIAALMERAHALLMPSRAEGFGLPLTEAAGRGVPVLAAPGPAAREVLGGAAQWLGPDDAAAWAAAIGDIARAPLARRKPLAIRGWSDHFSTVEALLATTGT from the coding sequence GTGTCGTCGCAGGAACCCGCCCCGCAGCCGCCGGCGATTCTGCTGGACGTCTCGCGGCTGATCTCGCGCGTGGGTCTGGGCCCGCTGACCGGGATCGACCGGGTCGAGGCAGCGTGGCTAGAACATTTGCAGGGCCGCCCGCATTCTCTGATTGCCCGCATTGCCCGGCGGCAATTGCTGCTGGATCCCCCCGCCGGCGCCGAACTGCTGCGCTGGCTGGCCGAGCCGCAGTCGGTTCCGCCCCCCACCAGCCTCATTGCCCGCCTGCGTCGCGCTCGCTCGGCGCGCGCCCGTGCCGAGGAGGCGCTGGCCGCCCGCGCGGTCGCCACGGGCACGGGTCGCGGCCTGGGCCTTCGCCGGACGCTGGCTCGCGCCATGCCGCAGGGAGGCACCTGGCTCGCGCTGGGCCATGCCAACCTTGCCCCCGGGCCTTGGGCGGCCTTGGGCGGTCTGCGGCGCGTGGTCATGATCCACGACACGATCCCGCTGGATCACCCCCAATTCACCCGGCCCGACCAGGTGGAGGCGTTCGAGCGCCGCCTGATCGCCGCGCTGGGCGGGGCTGACCTGGTGCTGACAGTCTCGCAGGCGACACGCGCCGACGTGCTGCGATGGGCCGATGCGCTGGGCCTGCGCCGACCGCAGGTTGTCGCCGCGCCCATCGGCACCACGCTGGCCGCGCCGACTGAAGTGCCAGCGGACATCCCGCTGGACCGACCCCTGTTCCTCGCCCTCGGCACCATCGAGCCGCGCAAGAACCATGCCGTCCTGCTGGAGGCCTGGGCCCGGCTGGCGCAACGCATGCCAGCGGGTCAGGTGCCTCGGCTCGTCATCGCCGGGCGTCGCGGCTGGCTGAACGCGGATGTCTTCGCCCGCCTCGACGCGCTGCCACCCGGCGGCCCGGTAATAGAGCGGGCCGACCTGACCGATGGCGAGATCGCAGCCTTGATGGAGCGGGCGCATGCCCTGCTGATGCCCTCGCGCGCCGAAGGGTTTGGCCTGCCCCTGACCGAGGCGGCCGGTCGGGGCGTTCCCGTCCTAGCTGCGCCCGGCCCGGCCGCGCGCGAGGTCTTGGGCGGCGCCGCGCAATGGCTGGGGCCCGATGACGCAGCCGCCTGGGCAGCGGCGATCGGCGATATTGCGCGCGCTCCGCTGGCGCGCCGCAAGCCGCTTGCGATCCGTGGTTGGAGCGATCATTTTTCGACGGTAGAGGCGTTGCTCGCCACTACCGGGACGTAA